One Malania oleifera isolate guangnan ecotype guangnan chromosome 10, ASM2987363v1, whole genome shotgun sequence genomic region harbors:
- the LOC131165789 gene encoding peroxisome biogenesis protein 16 isoform X1, which yields MEAYKRWVRANKDYVHSLESLANGLTWFLPERFSESEIGPEAVTTILGIITAINEHIIDTTPTWIQRGSAEPSSFPYALCISAIKDLETLVEVAAQQIYGDDKKWNFIAITEATKVLVRMIMFWNSGCKMLLQGGQMPNVEEDSDTSSSQHTIGNFTGAGGHGPVSLWDRHRQDPHNPERWALSALNRFGENARMASGPTWLQRLQHQNAITNPPTPVAGRPSISTILSKRGLLGGLFVMCEVLHITRPFIYVLLIRKYGLRSWMPWFLSLAVDLFGMGILSLIAVPQHSSRKDQQFLLSASENGELKRRKLLWALYLMRDPFFCKYTRQRLEGTEKLMEPVPIIGFLTGGFDILILIIFCYLVITVFTFFPSSPPPPFI from the exons ATGGAGGCCTATAAAAGATGGGTTAGGGCGAATAAGGACTATGTTCATTCCTTGGAGTCTCTGGCCAAT GGATTGACATGGTTTCTTCCCGAACGTTTTTCTGAGTCAGAAATAGGACCAGAAGCAG TAACTACAATTTTGGGCATAATCACTGCCATCAATGAGCATATAATTGATACAACCCCAACCTGGATACAAAGAGGGTCTGCAGAGCCTTCTTCCTTCCCTTATGCATTATGCATATCTGCTATTAAAGACCTGGAAACATTGGTTGAAGTGGCTGCACAACAAATTTATGGCGATGATAAGAAATGGAATTTTATTGCTATAACAGAGGCTACAAA GGTGTTGGTTAGGATGATTATGTTCTGGAATAGTGGATGCAAGATGCTTTTGCAAGGAGGACAGATGCCAAATGTCGAAGAGGATTCAGATACTTCAAGTTCCCAACATACAATTGGGAATTTCACTGGGGCTGGTGGGCACGGGCCTGTTTCTTTATGGGATCGTCATCGTCAGGACCCACATAATCCAGAGAGATGGGCGCTATCTGCACTGAATAGATTTGGGGAGAATGCTAGGATGGCCTCTGGCCCAACATGGTTGCAGAGGCTTCAACACCAGAATGCAATTACAAATCCTCCAA CACCGGTGGCTGGGAGACCATCCATTTCAACTATATTGTCTAAAAGGGGTCTTCTTGGTGGCTTATTCGTGATGTGTGAAGTGCTGCACATCACAAGGCcatttatttatgttttacttATAAGAAAATATGGGCTTCGGTCATGGATGCCTTGGTTTCTTTCTCTTGCTGTGGACTTGTTTGGTATGGGCATTCTTTCGCTAATTGCTGTGCCGCAGCATAGTAGTAGAAAAGACCAGCAATTTCTTCTTTCTGCCTCAGAAAATGGCGAG CTAAAGAGAAGAAAGCTCTTGTGGGCACTTTACCTAATGAGGGATCCATTCTTTTGCAAGTATACTAG GCAAAGACTTGAAGGTACTGAAAAACTCATGGAACCTGTTCCGATCATTGGTTTTCTTACAGGTGGCTTTGATATattaattttgattatattttgcTACTTGGTCATCACtgtatttacattttttccctcttctcccccccccccttttatttGA
- the LOC131165789 gene encoding peroxisome biogenesis protein 16 isoform X3, protein MEAYKRWVRANKDYVHSLESLANGLTWFLPERFSESEIGPEAVTTILGIITAINEHIIDTTPTWIQRGSAEPSSFPYALCISAIKDLETLVEVAAQQIYGDDKKWNFIAITEATKVLVRMIMFWNSGCKMLLQGGQMPNVEEDSDTSSSQHTIGNFTGAGGHGPVSLWDRHRQDPHNPERWALSALNRFGENARMASGPTWLQRLQHQNAITNPPTPVAGRPSISTILSKRGLLGGLFVMCEVLHITRPFIYVLLIRKYGLRSWMPWFLSLAVDLFGMGILSLIAVPQHSSRKDQQFLLSASENGELKRRKLLWALYLMRDPFFCKYTRQRLEGTEKLMEPVPIIGFLTGNPERRAGPAQR, encoded by the exons ATGGAGGCCTATAAAAGATGGGTTAGGGCGAATAAGGACTATGTTCATTCCTTGGAGTCTCTGGCCAAT GGATTGACATGGTTTCTTCCCGAACGTTTTTCTGAGTCAGAAATAGGACCAGAAGCAG TAACTACAATTTTGGGCATAATCACTGCCATCAATGAGCATATAATTGATACAACCCCAACCTGGATACAAAGAGGGTCTGCAGAGCCTTCTTCCTTCCCTTATGCATTATGCATATCTGCTATTAAAGACCTGGAAACATTGGTTGAAGTGGCTGCACAACAAATTTATGGCGATGATAAGAAATGGAATTTTATTGCTATAACAGAGGCTACAAA GGTGTTGGTTAGGATGATTATGTTCTGGAATAGTGGATGCAAGATGCTTTTGCAAGGAGGACAGATGCCAAATGTCGAAGAGGATTCAGATACTTCAAGTTCCCAACATACAATTGGGAATTTCACTGGGGCTGGTGGGCACGGGCCTGTTTCTTTATGGGATCGTCATCGTCAGGACCCACATAATCCAGAGAGATGGGCGCTATCTGCACTGAATAGATTTGGGGAGAATGCTAGGATGGCCTCTGGCCCAACATGGTTGCAGAGGCTTCAACACCAGAATGCAATTACAAATCCTCCAA CACCGGTGGCTGGGAGACCATCCATTTCAACTATATTGTCTAAAAGGGGTCTTCTTGGTGGCTTATTCGTGATGTGTGAAGTGCTGCACATCACAAGGCcatttatttatgttttacttATAAGAAAATATGGGCTTCGGTCATGGATGCCTTGGTTTCTTTCTCTTGCTGTGGACTTGTTTGGTATGGGCATTCTTTCGCTAATTGCTGTGCCGCAGCATAGTAGTAGAAAAGACCAGCAATTTCTTCTTTCTGCCTCAGAAAATGGCGAG CTAAAGAGAAGAAAGCTCTTGTGGGCACTTTACCTAATGAGGGATCCATTCTTTTGCAAGTATACTAG GCAAAGACTTGAAGGTACTGAAAAACTCATGGAACCTGTTCCGATCATTGGTTTTCTTACAG
- the LOC131165789 gene encoding peroxisome biogenesis protein 16 isoform X2, protein MEAYKRWVRANKDYVHSLESLANGLTWFLPERFSESEIGPEAVTTILGIITAINEHIIDTTPTWIQRGSAEPSSFPYALCISAIKDLETLVEVAAQQIYGDDKKWNFIAITEATKVLVRMIMFWNSGCKMLLQGGQMPNVEEDSDTSSSQHTIGNFTGAGGHGPVSLWDRHRQDPHNPERWALSALNRFGENARMASGPTWLQRLQHQNAITNPPTPVAGRPSISTILSKRGLLGGLFVMCEVLHITRPFIYVLLIRKYGLRSWMPWFLSLAVDLFGMGILSLIAVPQHSSRKDQQFLLSASENGELKRRKLLWALYLMRDPFFCKYTRQRLEGTEKLMEPVPIIGFLTAKIVELIVGAQTRYTYMSGS, encoded by the exons ATGGAGGCCTATAAAAGATGGGTTAGGGCGAATAAGGACTATGTTCATTCCTTGGAGTCTCTGGCCAAT GGATTGACATGGTTTCTTCCCGAACGTTTTTCTGAGTCAGAAATAGGACCAGAAGCAG TAACTACAATTTTGGGCATAATCACTGCCATCAATGAGCATATAATTGATACAACCCCAACCTGGATACAAAGAGGGTCTGCAGAGCCTTCTTCCTTCCCTTATGCATTATGCATATCTGCTATTAAAGACCTGGAAACATTGGTTGAAGTGGCTGCACAACAAATTTATGGCGATGATAAGAAATGGAATTTTATTGCTATAACAGAGGCTACAAA GGTGTTGGTTAGGATGATTATGTTCTGGAATAGTGGATGCAAGATGCTTTTGCAAGGAGGACAGATGCCAAATGTCGAAGAGGATTCAGATACTTCAAGTTCCCAACATACAATTGGGAATTTCACTGGGGCTGGTGGGCACGGGCCTGTTTCTTTATGGGATCGTCATCGTCAGGACCCACATAATCCAGAGAGATGGGCGCTATCTGCACTGAATAGATTTGGGGAGAATGCTAGGATGGCCTCTGGCCCAACATGGTTGCAGAGGCTTCAACACCAGAATGCAATTACAAATCCTCCAA CACCGGTGGCTGGGAGACCATCCATTTCAACTATATTGTCTAAAAGGGGTCTTCTTGGTGGCTTATTCGTGATGTGTGAAGTGCTGCACATCACAAGGCcatttatttatgttttacttATAAGAAAATATGGGCTTCGGTCATGGATGCCTTGGTTTCTTTCTCTTGCTGTGGACTTGTTTGGTATGGGCATTCTTTCGCTAATTGCTGTGCCGCAGCATAGTAGTAGAAAAGACCAGCAATTTCTTCTTTCTGCCTCAGAAAATGGCGAG CTAAAGAGAAGAAAGCTCTTGTGGGCACTTTACCTAATGAGGGATCCATTCTTTTGCAAGTATACTAG GCAAAGACTTGAAGGTACTGAAAAACTCATGGAACCTGTTCCGATCATTGGTTTTCTTACAG CAAAAATTGTTGAGCTTATCGTTGGAGCACAAACTAGGTACACTTATATGTCAGGATCATAG